CATCGCCGCCGAGACCGCGCGCTTTCTGGTGGTGGACCTGAACCGTGAATCGCAGCGCCATTTCAGCAGCTTCGCGCCCAGCCTCGATCACGGCGATGCCGCAGTGCTTGCCGTGCAGCGCTGGTTGCAGGGGCAGGAGGGCGCCGAGGCGAGCCTGGCCGATATGGCCGCGCGTGCCGGGCTGGGGGAGCGCACCTTTCTGCGTCGCTTTCGCGCCGCCACCGGGCTGAAGCCCACCGAGTACTGCCAGCGGCTACGTGTGAGCAAGGCGCGCGAAATGCTCGAGTTCACTCGCCAGAGCATCGACCAGGTGGCCTGGCAGGTGGGGTATCGCGACAGTGGCGCGTTTCGCAAGGTCTTCACTCGTCTGGTGGGCCTGTCGCCTGGCGATTACCGGCGGCGTTTCGGCACCACTGCGCGTTAGACCGAGTCTTCCGCCGCCAGGCCCGCTGGATTATCGCGAGTCGGCATGGCAAGAATTTCTGGCAGTACTTCGCGGGCGAAAACCTTGTGCAGTCGGCGCAGCTCGGCCACCGGGTCGAGGTGATGGTCAACGCGGATGTCCCACAGCGGATACTCCTCCTGATCGACCACGTAGATCACCGCGGAGGATTCGCCATGACTGTCGCCGCCGCAGCGGTCGCCAGCGGCCAGGGCTTCGATCAGTCGCTCGATCAGTGGGCGTTTCTCCGCGTGGCGGAAGGCTTCGGCCACGGCGTCCAGAACCTGCGGGCCGACCAGGCGATTGCCCTGCACGGAGAACTGTTCGCCGCTCAGCGAGCCGGCCCAGGGCAGGCACTTGTCGCCGGTCCAGCACAGGCTGTCACCCTGAGCGTCGATCAGCGCGCATTGGCGCAGTTCCATGCACGGATCGGTGTCTTTGAGCCGCTCCAGCACTTCCTTAGCCGACAATCCCTGACGCAGTAGCGCCAGTCCATCCAGACCCAGATAGGGGTTGACCTGCGCCTGGGTGGCTACCGCTCCTGCACCGGCGGCAGCATGACTGAGTAGTTTGCCGACGGCGGGCATCGCAGTGGCCGCGGCGACGCCGAACTGTCCGCTGTGTGGGCAGCGGGCAACGATGGAAAAGGTCATGGCAACTCCTTGGCGGTTTCCCGGTTAGGCCACTCCTGGGCAGGTATCGTTCCGCTTACCTGCCGCTCGTGGCCTTTGCCAGATGGCTGTCAGCGTCATCTAATGGGCGTTGTTAACGGCCTGCAATGAGGAAACTGCCGATGATCCTTGGTCAGCCGCTCGCCCAGTGGCGCGCGCAATACCCGCTACTCGACGAGCTGATCGCCTTGCGTGAAACAAGCTGGTTCAACCCCGCCGTGGCACCTGTCAGCGAGGCGCTGGGGGATGTGGGCTTGAACGCCGCAGACGTGGCCGACGCCAGCGCCCGTCTCGCGCGGTTCGCGCCTTATCTGGCTCGCGTGTTTCCGCAGACGGCCACCAGCGGTGGCATCATCGAGTCGGACATCCTGCCCGTGTCGCAGATGCGCGAGTTGCTCATTAATGAGGCCCAGGCAGACGGCGAGATCGGCGCCCTGTGGCTCAAGCGCGATAGCCACCTGCCCATCTCCGGTTCGATCAAGGCCCGTGGCGGCATCTACGAGGTGCTCAAACATGCCGAGGACCTGGCACTGGCTGCTGGGCTGCTGAGCCTCGATGACGATTATGCCTGCCTCGACAGCGAAGAGATGCGCGCCTTCTTCGGTGGCTATCAGGTAGCCGTCGGCTCTACCGGCAACCTGGGGTTGTCCATCGGCATCATCAGCGCGCGGCTGGGTTTCCAGGCCACGGTGCACATGTCCGCTGATGCGCGCCAATGGAAGAAGGGCAAGCTGCGCGCCCATGGCGTGACGGTGGTCGAGTACGCCAGCGATTACAGCGTTGCGGTGGAGCAGGGGCGGCGTCAGGCCGAAGGCGATCCGCGCTGCCACTTCGTCGATGACGAAAATTCCAGGCACCTGTTCCTCGGCTACGCGGTGGCCGGCGAACGCCTCAAGCAGCAACTGGCGACGGCCGGTGTCGTGGTCGATGCCGAGCATCCGCTGTTTGTCTACCTGCCCTGTGGCGTCGGCGGTGGACCGGGTGGCGTGGCCTTCGGCCTGAAGCTGGCGTTCGGCGATGCGGTGCACTGCCTGTTCGCCGAACCGACCCATTCACCGTGCATGCTGCTCGGCGTTCATACCGGACGGCATGAAGAATTGGCGGTGCAGGATTTCGGTATCGACAACCGCACGGCTGCCGACGGACTGGCCGTGGGGAGACCATCCGGCTTCGTCGGCCGCGCCATGCAGCGCCTGATCGATGGCTATTACACGGTCAGCGATGAGCAGCTGTTCCGTTACCTGGCACTGCTTGAGCGTGCTGAAGGTCAGCGCCTCGAACCTTCGGCCCTGGCCGGCATGCCGGGTGTGCTGCGTGTGCTGGGTGAGCAGCAGGGCTATCGCTCGCGCATCGGCCTGACGGCGCAGCGCCTGGCGCGGTCCACCCACCTGGTGTGGGCGACCGGCGGCAGCATGGTGCCGGAAGCGGAGATGGACCATTACCTGGCGCGTGGCCGGCAGTTGCTGCAGGACGCCTGAAAACACAGAAGCCCGGCACTTGGCCGGGCTTCTGCTTTGCAGCGTTGACGCTTACTTCACTTCCACTGCCAGGCTTTCGGCGATCTTCTTGTTCCAGATCGCCGGGCCGGTGATGTGTACCGATTCGCCGTTGCTGTCGACAGCAACGGTAACCGGCATGTCCTTCACTTCGAACTCGTAGATCGCTTCCATGCCCAGTTCGGCGAAGGCCAGCACCTTGGACTTCTTGATCGCCTGGGCCACCAGATAGGCAGCGCCGCCGACGGCCATCAGGTACACGGCCTTGTTGTCCTTGATCGCTTCGATGGCGGTCGGGCCGCGCTCGGATTTGCCGATCATGCCCAGCAGACCAGTCTGCTCGAGAATCTGCCGGGTGAACTTGTCCATCCGCGTGGCGGTGGTCGGGCCAGCCGGGCCTACCACTTCGTCACCGATCGGATCGACCGGGCCCACGTAATAAATGAAGCGGCCTTTCAGATCGACCGGCAGTTGTTCACCCTTGTTGAGCATCTCGACCATGCGCTTGTGCGCGGCGTCGCGGCCAGTGAGCATCTTGCCGTTGAGCAGGATGGTCTCGCCCGGCTTCCAGCTCTGTACGTCTTCCGGGGTGAGGGTGTCGAGGTCGACGCGACGTGCGCTCGGGCCGGCTTCCCAGACGATTTCCGGATAGGCGTCCAAATCCGGTGCTTCCAGCTCGGCCGGGCCGGAGCCGTCGAGCACGAAGTGGGCGTGACGGGTGGCGGCGCAGTTGGGGATCATGCACACCGGCAGCGAAGCTGCGTGGGTCGGGTAATCCATGATCTTGACGTCGAGCACGGTGGTCAGGCCGCCCAGGCCCTGGGCGCCGATGCCCAGCTGGTTGACCTTCTCGAACAGCTCCAGACGCAGCTCTTCGATCTTGTTTTGAGGGCCACGAGCCTGCAGTTCGTGGATGTCGATGTGCTCCATGAGCACTTCCTTGGCCATCACCGCGGCCTTCTCGGCGGTACCGCCGATGCCGATGCCGAGCATGCCGGGCGGGCACCAGCCGGCGCCCATGGTCGGCACGGTCTTGAGTACCCAGTCGACGATCGAGTCGGACGGGTTGAGCATGGCCATCTTCGACTTGTTCTCGGAGCCGCCGCCCTTGGCCGCGACGTCCACTTCCACCTTGTCGCCAGGGACGATGGAGTAGTGGATCACCGCCGGGGTGTTGTCCTTGGTGTTCTTGCGGGCACCGGCCGGGTCGGCCAGGATCGAGGCGCGCAGAACGTTCTCGGGCAGGTTGTAGGCGCGACGCACGCCCTCGTTGATCATGTCGTCGACGCTCATGGTGGCGCCGTCCCAGCGCACGTCCATACCGACTTTGATGAATACGGTGACGATGCCGGTGTCCTGGCAAATCGGGCGGTGGCCGGTGGCACACATGCGTGAGTTGATCAGGATCTGCGCCATGGAGTCCTTGGCGGCCGGCGACTCTTCCTTCAGGTAGGCCTCGTGCATCGCCTGGATGAAGTCGACGGGGTGGTAATAGGAGATGAACTGCAGTGCGTCGGCAACGCTCTGAATCAGGTCGTCCTGCTTGATCACGGTCATTGGGGCGCTCCTCTATCAGGGAACATCAACAAGGAAGCGCCGGACAAGACCCGGCGCAACGGCGGAAGGGCAGCTCTGAAAATTACCTTTGATATTTTTCAGAGCTGCCCAAAAAGGCGCGGCAGTATACCGCAGCCAGCCGTGACGGGCACAGCAGCCAAAGGTCGATGGCAAGCGCAGTGGGCGGTTATCGGGCGTTTGCAGGACGACCTCGGTTTTGGCTTTCTGCGTCGCTGTGCCAACTACATCCACACGGTCGTGCCTTGTCAGCGCTATTTGATAATTGGCGGGACGCCAGCCGGGTCACATGCTCATTCATCGCTTGTAACGTCGAGCGCGACTGCAAGCGTTTTCGACTGTTCTCTCTTGCGCCGACTGGCTCGCTGCGATTTTAGGCGGCCCCCTACTGCGGCCTAGGTTTTTTGTGATCACAGGGGTAGAGTACGGCCAGATGCCAGTATGGGATGGAGCCCATGAGCTCAACGACTCGCCGGGGAACGCAACGCAGCCTGCAGAGCCTCCTGCTCAAACGCTTCGCCATGGCCTTCGCTACTTACGCGATGATGGCGCTCGTCTGCTGGTTCGCTGTATTCAATGGCCTTTTCTTCGGTTCCATCAGCACCGCTGCCTGGCTGACCCTGGGTGTTTTCGGCAGCCAATTGGTATTTCTCTGGCTGTTTCTGTCCGGCCGCAACCTGCGATGTGAAGATCCCAGCCTGACCGAAGCCCAGGTACTGGTGGCGCTGGCCTGGCAGCCACCGGTGCTGGCGCTGTTCGACAGCGCGCGCGGCGTGATGATGGTCTTCTACGTACTGATTCTGCTGTTCGGCGTGTTCCAGCTGCCGCCGCGGGTGTTCGTGCGTTGCGCCGCGTTCGCTTTCTTCGGTTTCACTGCGATGATACTGGTCGAGGCCTACCGCATGCAGTTGGTTGACCCGAGCATGGCCTGGCTACAGGTGTGGGTGCTGTTCATCTTGCTGGTCTGGCTATGTCTGTTCTCCAGCTACGTGCAGGCCATGCGCAAACGCATGCGCCAACGCCGCTTCGCCCTGCAAGCGCACCAGGACACCCTGCGTGGGATGATGCGTCAGCTCGAGGACCTGGTCGCCACCGATGAGCTCACCGGCCTGTTCAATCGTCGTCATTTCCTGCGTCTGGCCACCCGCGAACTGGGGCATCTGGACCACGGGCGGCATCACGGCCTGGCGCTGATCGACCTGGACCATTTCAAGCGAATCAACGATGCTCATGGCCATGCTGCGGGTGATCGGGTGCTGCAAACCTTCGCCGCGGTGGCCCGTGCCTGTCTGCGTGACGGCGACATCATTGCCCGCTATGGCGGTGAGGAATTCGTCCTGCTATTGCCCAATACCGATGCTGATCAGTTCACCGCCTGCTGCGAGCGCTTGCGCGAAGCCTTCGCCAAGGCCGAGCCAGTGGGCGTGAAGGTCGATAATCTGAGCCTCTCCGCCGGCATGACACTGTTGGTCGCCGGGGACGATCTCGATGAAGCGCTGCAGCGTGCCGATCAGGCGCTCTATCAGGCCAAGCGCGGCGGCCGCAATCGTTGCGACGCCAGCTGGGAGAACGCGGGTGCCTGAGCTGCGCGTCGGTGACCAGCTACTGCAAGTCGCCCAGCAAACCAACCTGCTCGATGCGTTGCTCTGCGGCGGTGTGGCGGTGCCCTACAGCTGTCGTGCCGGCAGCTGCCATGCTTGCCTTGTGCGTTGCGTTGCCGGCGAGCCGCTGGACCGTCAGCCCGAGGCACTGGCGGTCGGCAAGCGCGCCGAGGGCTGGCGCCTGGCCTGCCAGTGCCAGGTGATCGAGGATCTGCAGGTAGAGCCCTTCGACCCGCAGCATGACGGCCTGGCAGCCAAGGTGCTCGCACTGGACTGGCCCAGCCCGCAGGTTTTGCGCCTGCGCTTGCAACCGGCCAAACCACTGCGCTATCGCCCCGGCCAGCACCTGCTGCTGTGGAATGAGCAGGGTGTAGCGCGTCCCTATTCGTTGGCCAGCGTGCCGGGTGAGGACGACTGGCTGGAGTTTCACATCGACTGTCGCCTGCCCGGCGCGTTCTGCGATGCTGCGCGGCGCTTGCAGGTTGGCGACACGCTGCGGCTCGGCGAGCTGCGCGGTGGCGCTCTGCATTACGACGCCGATTGGCAAGCGCGACCACTGTGGTTGCTTGCCGCCGGTACGGGGCTGGCGCCGTTGTACGGGGTCTTGCGTGACGCGCTTCGTCAGGAGCACCAGGGTGCCATCCGCCTGCTGCACGTGGCGCATGAGCCGGCCGAGCATTATCTGGCGCACGAACTTCAGGCACTGGCTGCGCAGCACGCCAACCTGCAGGTGGAACTGGTGACGGCGGCGCAGTTGCCGGCTGCTTTGGCCGAACTGCGCCTTGTTTCGCGGCAAACCCTCGCCTTACTCTGCGGCCATCCCTTGACGGTCGACAGCTTCGCGCGGCGCCTCTATATGGCCGGTTTGCCACGCAGTCAGATGCTCGCCGACGTTTTTCTCACTCGCGCATAGGCTATGCCGGGCCGGTCAGGCCTTGCGCCGGTGCGTATGACGCACCCATTGGAGCCCTGGCATGAGCGAGCACCTGCATATCGAGCGCGACGGCGGTCTGTTGACCCTGGGCATGCACCGTCCGGACAAGAAGAATGCGCTGACTCGCGCCATGTACGCCGGCATGGCCGATGTGCTGGACGAGGCCGAGCGCGACCCGGGCGTGCGCGTGGTGCTACTCACTGGTGGTGAGGCGTGTTTCACCAGCGGTAACGATGTCGCCGACTTCATCAAGGCGCCGCCCACCGGCCTGAACAGCGAAGTGTTCCAGTTCATGCGCGCGCTGTTCGAATTCAGCAAACCGGTGGTCGCCGCAGTGGCTGGTCCGGCGGTGGGCATTGGTACCACCTTGCTGCTGCATTGCGATCTGGTCTACGTCAGCCGTGATGCGCAGTTGAAAATGCCCTTCGTCAATCTTGGTCTGTGCCCGGAGTACGGTTCCAGCCTGATTCTGCCGCGTCTACTGGGACACGCACGGGCCGCCGAGTTGTTGCTGCTCGGGCATGGCTTCAGCGGGGAGCAGGCGGCAGAGTGGGGTATCGCCAATCAGGCACTGGAGGATGGCGCCGCGACGTTGAACAAGGCGCGCGAGATGGCACAGCGTTTTCTCCAGCTGGCACCCTCGGCGGTAGCCGACAGCAAACGGCTGATGCGCGCACCGGATCGCGAGCAATTGCGCCAGGTGATCGAGGAGGAGGGTGCGTTGTTCGGCCAGCGTCTGCGTTCGCCGGAGGCCATCGAGGCGTTGACGGCCTTCATGCAGCGCAGGAAGCCGGATTTTTCCAAATTCGCGTAGGGTGCGTCTCGCGCACCAGGGCTGGTTGTGGCTGGAAGACAGTGCACCACGAAAAATCGGTGCGCACGGCGCACCCTACCGGCAAGCGGCTCACTACCAAAAAACAAAAGGCCGCTCGATGAGCGGCCTTTTGCGTTCAAGGGTGGATCACACCATCTGATCGCCGACGTGCAGGATCTTCATGGTGTTGGTGCCGCCGGTACCGTGGTAGCTGTCACCCTTGGTCAGGATCACCCAGTCGCCCGGCTCGACCACGCCGCGCTTGAGCAGTTCGTCCACCGCCGCCTGGCTGACCTTGTTCGCTGGCAGCGAGGCCGGGTCGAACGGCACGGTGTAGACGCCACGGAACAGTGCCACGCGGGCCTGGGCTTCACGGTGCGGGGTGAAGGCGAAGATCGGGATCGACGAGCGGATGCGCGACATGATCAGCGGGCTGTAGCCACTCTCGGTGAGGCTGATGATTGCCTTCACGCCGGGGAAGTGGTTGGCGGTGTACATGGTCGCCAGGGCGATGCTTTCGTCGCAGCGCTCGAAGGTGCGGCCCAGGCGGTGGCTGGACTGCTTGCTGGTCGGGTGCTTCTCGGCGCCCAGGCACACGCGGGCCATGGCCTGCACGGCTTCGACCGGGTATTCCCCAGCGGCGCTCTCGGCCGACAGCATCACCGCATCGGTGTAGTCCAGCGCGGCGTTGGCCACGTCCGAGACTTCGGCGCGGGTCGGCATCGGGCTGTGGATCATCGATTCCATCATCTGCGTGGCGGTTATCACTGCTTTGTTCAGGCGTCGGGCGTGGGCGATGATCTTCTTCTGGATGCCGACCAGCTCGGCATCGCCGATTTCCACGGCCAGGTCGCCACGGGCGACCATCACCGCGTCACTGGCGCGGATCAGGCCGTCCAGCGCTTCGTCATCGGCCACGGCTTCGGCGCGCTCGATCTTGGCCACTAGCCAGGCGGTACCGCCGGCTTCGGTGAGCAGGCGACGGGCGTAGTCCATGTCGGCGGCATCACGCGGGAAGGACACAGCCAGGTAATCCAGGTCCATCTCGGCGGCGACCTTGATGTCGGCCTTGTCTTTCTCGGTCAGCGCTGGCGCAGTCAGGCCACCACCGCGGCGGTTGATGCCCTTGTTGTCCGACAGCGGGCCGCCGATCAGTACGCGGCAGTGCAGTTCATCGGCGCCCTTGAGTTCGACGCGCATGACCACGCGGCCGTCGTCGAGCAGCAGTTCGTCACCGACATCGCAGTCCTGGATCAACGCCGGGTAGTCGATGCCGACCACTTCCTGGGTGCCGGCCGTGCGCGAGTGGCTGGAGGAGAGGCGGAACAGGTCGCCGTCCTTGAGCTCGATACGCTTGTTCTCGAACTTGGCGATACGGATTTTCGGGCCTTGCAGGTCGCCGAGCAGGGCGACATGGCGGCCGTGCTTGGCGGCCAGCTCACGAACCAGAGCGGCGCGCGCCTTGTGGTCGTCCGGCGTGCCGTGGGAGAAGTTCAGACGGGCCACGTCGAGACCGGCGAGGATCAGTTGCTCCAGCACTTCCGGCGAGCTGCTGGCCGGGCCCAGGGTGGCGACGATTTTGGTGCGGCGAAAGGTCATGCACGAACTCCCTAGTGAACTATGTTCGAGAGGCTACTACGCCATTCAGCTGTAGTCATTGTTCCTGTGCACTACCCTTTGCCATCCGGTTTGATCACCAGCAGATCGCACTCGACGCGTTCCAGTACCCGCTCCGCGGTGTGGCCGATCAGCAGGCTGTCCAGATGGCCGCGGGCGATGGCACCCATTACCAGCACGCCGATATTGTGCTCATGCACGAATTTTGGAATGACTTCCTCGGCAAATCCGTCCAGCAGGTGGGCCTGCGCCCGATCGATGGCGTACTGGCCAATCAGTTTGTCGAAGGCGTCGCGGTGCTCGCGGCGGCACTGGATCACGTAGTCGTCATACGCCTGCGCTACCTCGGCATCGAACAGCAGCGAGTGCGGCAATGGCGCCTGCGCATGCAGGTATTCAGCCTGCAGACCGAGCGCGGCCTGCAGGGCCTGGCTGGCGCGAATCAGCTGATGATCGAGGGCGGCAGGCTTGTCGGCGCTGTGCAGCGGGTCGAGCGCGACGCACAGGCTCTGGCCTCGGGGCTCGGCGTCGTGCACCAGCCACAGTGGCGCCGGGCAGCGGCGGATCAGTTGCCAGCTGGAATCGCTGAACAAGAGGCGGCGTAGTGCACTGCTGGGGTGGGTCGACTTGAACAGGATGTCCGGCTGCAGCACGGCAACGCGGGCGAGTATCTCCTCGTGGCTGCGTTTGCCCCAGCGTACGTCCACTTCGATTCTGAAGCCTTCATCGCTCAGGTGGGCGACGCTGGTGCGTAGCGCCTCATGGCTCTGCCGCAGGATGGCTTCACGGGCGCGGTTGAGCAACTGACTGTCCAGCAGGCCGCTCTCCAGGCTCGGGTGATACTCGACCTGCAGCAAGTGCAGGGCGGCGCCGGTCTCGCGCGCCACTTCGACGGCCCGCTGCAGGGCCGGTTGTGGCTGGTGTTCGGCGTCGATGACGGCCATCAGCCGTTGCAGTTTCATGGCAGCGTCCTCACCTGGAGTCTGTGCCTGCATTACAGGCCATGTTCAGGCGAGCGGCATTGATATGGATCAGCGATTTGGCGCTGGTTCGAGAGGGCGAGTAGTCGTGGCGCTGGCGCGGACAAAAAAGGTGAGGCAATGGCGTCATGCGGGGCGTTGCCAGAACAACTATTGCTGTTCAGTTTTCCCCTCGGCTGTCGATACACTGCTCATTGGAGGAATTGCCCATGCGTACCCTGATCATTCTGGCCGTGGCCCTGGTTGCCACGGGCTGTACCCGTGTCTCGCTCGACCATCATCTGAACAACGCCTACCGCGCCTACAACGAAGGTGATTGTGCGCAGGTCGCGCTGGAGCTGTCGCAGGCCGAGCGCAAGAGCCGCTCGCGCAATTACCTGCAACCTGAGATTTCCCTGTTGCGCGGTCAATGCCTGGAGCGCGAGAGCCTGTTCGTCGATGCCGCGCAGACTTACCAGTTCATCATCACGCGTTATCCGGCCAGCGAGTACGCCTACCGTGCCCGCGCGCGTCTGCAGACGCTGGAGCAACTGGGGCATCACAGTCCGGCGCCGGCAGCCAAGGTCAGTCCGGCCACACTCTGAACCTTCGGTCGTTCGGCGTTCTTCAGGGGCGCGTGGCGGTATAAGCTGGCGTATGTCTCTCATGGAGGATGAACATGCGTCACTGGTTGTTGATCGCTGTACTACTGCCCTCGCTGGTCACGGCGGAAATCTATCGCTGGACGGACGAGCAGGGGCGGGTGCATTTCGGCCAGAGGCCCGTGGCCGGGGCTGAAACCGTGCAGGTGAAACCGCAGGTGATTGAGCGCGACCAACATACGCGTGAGCGTGAGGAGCGCCGTCAGCGTTTCTACGATGCGCGGCGTGAAGAGCAACAACAGGCTGCGGCGACAGCAACTGCGCAGCGCGAAGAGCGGGCCAGTGAATGCCGTGATCTGCGCCGACACCTGGCGCAGATGCCTGAGGGCTTTCGCTACTATCGCGAAGGCGCCGGCGGCGAGCGCATCTACTACAGTGATGATGAAACAGACGCCGCTCGTCGCCAGTTGCGCGAGCGGATAGCCCAACGCTGTTCTTGAGGATGGTTAAGTGGTCGTAGTAGGGCCATACTCAAGTCCCTTTGTAGCGATTTGCCACTATGCGTAGCCAGCGCCGAATCGAACGCCATCAGTTGCCCTACTACCTGAAGGTGTTCAATCGCATTACCGACAAACCGATGGGCTCCATCGGCAATGTCTCCCTCGACGGTCTGATGCTGATCAGTCAGTTGCCGATGCTGGTGGGCGCACGCTTCGACATGCGCCTGAAGATTCCAGGCCAGCATGGCATGCATTTCATCGACTTCTCCGCCAACTGTAAGTGGTGCCGTGAAGACGTCAATCCCGGTGTCTACGATTCCGGCTTCGCTCTGGTGGCGCCACCTGCCGACTACGTCGAGATGATCGACGCGCTGCGTTACTACTTCAGCTTTCACAGCCTGGCGGCGTCTGCCTGATATTTCGCTGGTTCGAGGTTGTCGTGCGCTGCGGCGTCAATGCACTGCTGGCGCACGTGCCAGGCTGCGCAAGCGCTGGCTCAATTGCAGGCGCAAACCTTCCTCCTCGCAGAACAGCAGGGCGTGTTCAAGGTCATAGCGCTCACCCTGTGGGCAATCCAGTTGCCGATAGACGTCCGCACGAGCCAGATGATCGGCCAGGTTGGGCGGGCCGAGCTGCAGGACGCGTTCGGCATCCTTGAGCGCTGCTTCCGGGGCATCGTGCTGCATGTGCAGCAGGCGCAGGTTGCGCGACAGGCGTCGCAGCATGTCAGCGGCATCGGCTGTCTGCAGGTGCACCGCGCTGAGTTCGACATCCGGGCCCAGTTGGCGATAGAGCTGATCACGGCAGTCGCGGGTGTACAGGCGGCGTCCGCCGCAAGGGTCGAGCAGGTGATCGGCGCCAGGTACACGGAGCATGAAGTGACCAGGGAAATTCACGCCCTGGAGTGGAATATCCAGGCGGCGCGCCAACTCCAGTGCAATCAACGCCAGGGGTAGCGGTTGGCCGCGTCGGCGGCGTAGCACTTCATGCAGCAGGGCATGGCGCGGTCGTGTCACGCCTTCGTCGTCTTCCTGATAGTCGAGTTCGGCCAGTCGGCGCAGCAGCGGCTGTGCCAATTCGCGAGCGGGCAGGGCGGGTAACCCGGCGCTGACCTGCAATAACAAACTGTGCAGGTCGCTCAGTATCTGCGCGGGCTGAAGCTGATCATCGTGTTCGGCAGCGATCCACAGTGCCGCCTCGAACAGGGCGGGAGGGTCGCGTTGCAGGCACTGCAGGCAGGCTTGGCGTGGGCTCATCGCATTCTCCGCTGACTTCTGCTCTTTTAGCTCCTGGCAAGGTCGTCGTCCAGCGCGGCTCTCCTATACTGAGGCCTGAAGTCCAGCCGGGAGCTCGCCCATGTTCAGCATGATGGAAGCCGCCCGCCTCGAGGCCCTGCATCTGGCCGAGGATCCGGCCAGCGGTCTCAAGGCCGTTATCGCCATTCACAACACCCGTTTCGGGCCAGCGCTTGGCGGTTGTCGCTACCTACCCTATGCCGATGAACAAAGCGCCATTGCCGATGCCATCCGCCTTGCCCAGGGT
The genomic region above belongs to Pseudomonas sediminis and contains:
- a CDS encoding DUF1028 domain-containing protein; the protein is MTFSIVARCPHSGQFGVAAATAMPAVGKLLSHAAAGAGAVATQAQVNPYLGLDGLALLRQGLSAKEVLERLKDTDPCMELRQCALIDAQGDSLCWTGDKCLPWAGSLSGEQFSVQGNRLVGPQVLDAVAEAFRHAEKRPLIERLIEALAAGDRCGGDSHGESSAVIYVVDQEEYPLWDIRVDHHLDPVAELRRLHKVFAREVLPEILAMPTRDNPAGLAAEDSV
- the dsdA gene encoding D-serine ammonia-lyase; its protein translation is MILGQPLAQWRAQYPLLDELIALRETSWFNPAVAPVSEALGDVGLNAADVADASARLARFAPYLARVFPQTATSGGIIESDILPVSQMRELLINEAQADGEIGALWLKRDSHLPISGSIKARGGIYEVLKHAEDLALAAGLLSLDDDYACLDSEEMRAFFGGYQVAVGSTGNLGLSIGIISARLGFQATVHMSADARQWKKGKLRAHGVTVVEYASDYSVAVEQGRRQAEGDPRCHFVDDENSRHLFLGYAVAGERLKQQLATAGVVVDAEHPLFVYLPCGVGGGPGGVAFGLKLAFGDAVHCLFAEPTHSPCMLLGVHTGRHEELAVQDFGIDNRTAADGLAVGRPSGFVGRAMQRLIDGYYTVSDEQLFRYLALLERAEGQRLEPSALAGMPGVLRVLGEQQGYRSRIGLTAQRLARSTHLVWATGGSMVPEAEMDHYLARGRQLLQDA
- a CDS encoding fumarate hydratase, yielding MTVIKQDDLIQSVADALQFISYYHPVDFIQAMHEAYLKEESPAAKDSMAQILINSRMCATGHRPICQDTGIVTVFIKVGMDVRWDGATMSVDDMINEGVRRAYNLPENVLRASILADPAGARKNTKDNTPAVIHYSIVPGDKVEVDVAAKGGGSENKSKMAMLNPSDSIVDWVLKTVPTMGAGWCPPGMLGIGIGGTAEKAAVMAKEVLMEHIDIHELQARGPQNKIEELRLELFEKVNQLGIGAQGLGGLTTVLDVKIMDYPTHAASLPVCMIPNCAATRHAHFVLDGSGPAELEAPDLDAYPEIVWEAGPSARRVDLDTLTPEDVQSWKPGETILLNGKMLTGRDAAHKRMVEMLNKGEQLPVDLKGRFIYYVGPVDPIGDEVVGPAGPTTATRMDKFTRQILEQTGLLGMIGKSERGPTAIEAIKDNKAVYLMAVGGAAYLVAQAIKKSKVLAFAELGMEAIYEFEVKDMPVTVAVDSNGESVHITGPAIWNKKIAESLAVEVK
- a CDS encoding GGDEF domain-containing protein, which gives rise to MSSTTRRGTQRSLQSLLLKRFAMAFATYAMMALVCWFAVFNGLFFGSISTAAWLTLGVFGSQLVFLWLFLSGRNLRCEDPSLTEAQVLVALAWQPPVLALFDSARGVMMVFYVLILLFGVFQLPPRVFVRCAAFAFFGFTAMILVEAYRMQLVDPSMAWLQVWVLFILLVWLCLFSSYVQAMRKRMRQRRFALQAHQDTLRGMMRQLEDLVATDELTGLFNRRHFLRLATRELGHLDHGRHHGLALIDLDHFKRINDAHGHAAGDRVLQTFAAVARACLRDGDIIARYGGEEFVLLLPNTDADQFTACCERLREAFAKAEPVGVKVDNLSLSAGMTLLVAGDDLDEALQRADQALYQAKRGGRNRCDASWENAGA
- a CDS encoding iron-sulfur-binding ferredoxin reductase, producing MPELRVGDQLLQVAQQTNLLDALLCGGVAVPYSCRAGSCHACLVRCVAGEPLDRQPEALAVGKRAEGWRLACQCQVIEDLQVEPFDPQHDGLAAKVLALDWPSPQVLRLRLQPAKPLRYRPGQHLLLWNEQGVARPYSLASVPGEDDWLEFHIDCRLPGAFCDAARRLQVGDTLRLGELRGGALHYDADWQARPLWLLAAGTGLAPLYGVLRDALRQEHQGAIRLLHVAHEPAEHYLAHELQALAAQHANLQVELVTAAQLPAALAELRLVSRQTLALLCGHPLTVDSFARRLYMAGLPRSQMLADVFLTRA
- a CDS encoding enoyl-CoA hydratase; amino-acid sequence: MSEHLHIERDGGLLTLGMHRPDKKNALTRAMYAGMADVLDEAERDPGVRVVLLTGGEACFTSGNDVADFIKAPPTGLNSEVFQFMRALFEFSKPVVAAVAGPAVGIGTTLLLHCDLVYVSRDAQLKMPFVNLGLCPEYGSSLILPRLLGHARAAELLLLGHGFSGEQAAEWGIANQALEDGAATLNKAREMAQRFLQLAPSAVADSKRLMRAPDREQLRQVIEEEGALFGQRLRSPEAIEALTAFMQRRKPDFSKFA
- the pyk gene encoding pyruvate kinase, yielding MTFRRTKIVATLGPASSSPEVLEQLILAGLDVARLNFSHGTPDDHKARAALVRELAAKHGRHVALLGDLQGPKIRIAKFENKRIELKDGDLFRLSSSHSRTAGTQEVVGIDYPALIQDCDVGDELLLDDGRVVMRVELKGADELHCRVLIGGPLSDNKGINRRGGGLTAPALTEKDKADIKVAAEMDLDYLAVSFPRDAADMDYARRLLTEAGGTAWLVAKIERAEAVADDEALDGLIRASDAVMVARGDLAVEIGDAELVGIQKKIIAHARRLNKAVITATQMMESMIHSPMPTRAEVSDVANAALDYTDAVMLSAESAAGEYPVEAVQAMARVCLGAEKHPTSKQSSHRLGRTFERCDESIALATMYTANHFPGVKAIISLTESGYSPLIMSRIRSSIPIFAFTPHREAQARVALFRGVYTVPFDPASLPANKVSQAAVDELLKRGVVEPGDWVILTKGDSYHGTGGTNTMKILHVGDQMV
- a CDS encoding universal stress protein, with product MKLQRLMAVIDAEHQPQPALQRAVEVARETGAALHLLQVEYHPSLESGLLDSQLLNRAREAILRQSHEALRTSVAHLSDEGFRIEVDVRWGKRSHEEILARVAVLQPDILFKSTHPSSALRRLLFSDSSWQLIRRCPAPLWLVHDAEPRGQSLCVALDPLHSADKPAALDHQLIRASQALQAALGLQAEYLHAQAPLPHSLLFDAEVAQAYDDYVIQCRREHRDAFDKLIGQYAIDRAQAHLLDGFAEEVIPKFVHEHNIGVLVMGAIARGHLDSLLIGHTAERVLERVECDLLVIKPDGKG